From one Thalassobaculum sp. OXR-137 genomic stretch:
- the nhaA gene encoding Na+/H+ antiporter NhaA, with protein sequence MTTTPNLAAGKPTLAALFHHEAAPGVLLAIAAVIALIADNSLFAGLYDRLLLAFVSVTVEDVGIEKPLLLWINDGLMAIFFFLVGLEIKREVIQGKLSSLRAASLPAFGAIGGMAVPALIYVALNAATPETLGGWAIPAATDIAFALGALALVGSRAPAGLKIFLLALAVLDDLGAIVVIALFYTANLSLGALGIAAAGFAVLLAMNLLGVKRIGLYIVVGLVIWVAVLKSGVHATLAGVVVAFTLPLRGKEGEFREGGSPLEVLEHVLHPWVAFMILPLFAFANAGVPLAGMSVSDLFAPVPLGIAAGLVVGKPIGILGACWIAVRLGWANLPDGVNWLKLYGVSQLAGIGFTMSLFIGTLAFSDPALQSAVRIGVLGGTIVSIVLGMTALAWALKDQSPSTDTRAATPAEAGHD encoded by the coding sequence ATGACGACGACCCCCAATCTCGCGGCAGGGAAGCCTACGCTTGCCGCACTTTTCCATCACGAAGCGGCGCCGGGCGTTCTGCTCGCCATCGCCGCGGTGATCGCCCTGATCGCCGATAATTCCCTGTTTGCCGGACTGTACGATCGCCTGCTGCTCGCCTTCGTCTCGGTGACCGTCGAGGATGTCGGGATCGAGAAGCCGTTGCTCCTCTGGATCAACGACGGCCTGATGGCGATCTTCTTCTTCCTCGTCGGCCTCGAGATCAAACGCGAGGTGATCCAGGGCAAGCTGTCGTCGCTGCGGGCCGCGAGCCTTCCGGCGTTCGGCGCCATCGGCGGCATGGCGGTGCCGGCGCTGATCTACGTCGCCCTGAACGCCGCCACGCCGGAGACCCTCGGCGGCTGGGCGATCCCGGCGGCCACCGACATCGCCTTCGCGCTCGGCGCGCTCGCACTGGTCGGCTCGCGGGCGCCGGCGGGTCTGAAGATCTTCCTGCTGGCCCTGGCGGTGCTGGACGATCTCGGCGCAATCGTCGTCATCGCCCTGTTCTATACGGCCAACCTGTCCCTGGGCGCTCTCGGCATCGCCGCCGCCGGCTTCGCCGTGCTGCTGGCGATGAACCTGCTCGGGGTCAAGCGGATCGGCCTCTACATCGTGGTCGGCCTGGTGATCTGGGTTGCCGTGCTGAAGTCCGGCGTCCATGCCACGCTGGCCGGCGTTGTCGTCGCCTTCACGCTGCCGCTGCGCGGCAAGGAAGGCGAGTTCCGTGAAGGCGGTTCTCCCCTGGAGGTGCTGGAGCACGTGCTGCACCCGTGGGTCGCGTTCATGATCCTGCCGCTGTTCGCCTTCGCCAATGCGGGCGTCCCCCTTGCCGGGATGTCCGTCTCGGATCTGTTTGCCCCCGTGCCCCTGGGCATCGCCGCCGGTCTGGTGGTCGGCAAGCCGATCGGCATTCTCGGCGCCTGCTGGATCGCGGTGCGCCTCGGCTGGGCCAACCTTCCGGACGGCGTGAACTGGCTGAAGCTCTACGGCGTGTCCCAACTTGCGGGCATCGGCTTCACCATGTCGCTGTTCATCGGCACGCTGGCCTTCTCCGATCCGGCACTCCAGTCGGCTGTGCGTATCGGCGTGCTGGGCGGAACGATCGTCTCGATCGTGCTCGGCATGACGGCCCTGGCCTGGGCGCTGAAGGATCAGTCCCCGAGCACCGACACCCGTGCGGCCACGCCCGCCGAGGCCGGGCACGACTGA